The following is a genomic window from candidate division WOR-3 bacterium.
TTGCGCGATATTGGTCAGTCTAAAATTGTAATAATCAAAATTCAAGGGGTAATTGAATATCTCGTCTCGCTCACTACCCTCAGAATTATTAAAATCTATATGAGCAAAACTATACCTCTTCTTTAATTCTTTTAAGGCGGTACTTTCGAATGGTGTGGCAGAAAGCATTACTACTTTGTTTACATTTTTTGATAATAACTCGTCTACTAATATTGGAAAATTTTTCAATTCCGAATAAAGATGAAATTCGTCAAAAATTACAATGGCATTAGCAAGTGCATTCTGAATCTCCTTTGACCTTGTGTATGCCTCTTTATATATTAAAAAAAGTACATCGGGCGAGGTAATCACACCCCCCTTTTTTGAATGCCACTGCAGGTCAAAAAACAGTTTTTCAATCAGTCTTCCGCGACTTTCAATACTCTCAATTTGTTTACTTCGGAGGTAATATAATAAAGAATCCGATGAATATAGAAAGACATTAATCCCACCACTAATAAAATCTGTATAGGGCCATACGCCTACTCGTCCTTCTCCGACATCCTTCCCAAGCGACCTCACCTGAGTTTCCATTAAGATTTTTGTCGGGTATGTAAATACCAAAGGTATTCTCTCAAAAGAGTTAAGCTCCAATAACTTTCTAATAACATGACTCTTCCCCGAACCAACGGGGGCTTCTACAAAGATTAATTTTGCGTCTGAATTTGTGAGCAACTCAATAATCTGTTTTTGAAAAGGACGGAGACCATCATCACCTTGTTTCACAAATCGAGGACTTATATGGAGCATTGCTTCTCTCTTCTCCTCTGCCATCTGCCAATATCACGAATTGCGGTCAACATATCTATTTACCCTTTTCGATGTTGCCTTAATATACATATTTTCCTGCCCGCTGTCAAGCAAAATCCTTATTTTAGTATGTGTTGCCGTTATGTATGTTACTATATTATCACATATCTTTCTCCCCTGTTGAGAAATTCGGCAGTGTGTCGCCTGAGGCGGGTAACAGCCATCACGGATACTATCCCCACAAGGAGGGAGGGGACCGTTACCGATACCGTTTCGGGTATGGTATCTATCTGGGATTCAACCGGTTGCCGGTAAGTTGAAATGTCAGGGAAATAGGGTTTTAACAGTAATATGACCTGTTTGTGAGCGAGGTACTCATCTGCCCAAGTCGTTGACTTTTCAATAGTTAGATACCGGTCACCACGCCCTGCTTAAAAAACTTGACAAAGGCGGGTTTTTGCGGTATATATTATGTTGAGACGCAATAGGGCTAGCGTCGCATTTGAGGAGAATTTTACCGGTAAAATAGGTAGAAATTTTACCGGGTTTGGCATTTGAAGTAAGTTAAAGAACAGGAGGCTGAGATGCATAGAACTTTTTTGTCATATCTTGTCCCCGCGTTAATCGGCGCCGTTTTCGCATCAGGAACTTTTACGCCACCGGACGCTCAAAGGATTGAACCGTTACGGCTCAATCCCGATGAAGAGACAACCGCCCGTTTGTCCCAGCGTAACTTTGATGAGTGGTCGTTTACCGATTGCCAGTGGGATGTGGAGGTCCGTTTGACCAATAACACCGTCAGCGACTGTAATGAGGGCGATGGCCAGCGTCAGATTGCGGTTGACCTGTGTGGTCGGGTTCATGTCGTCTGGGTTTCGGAACGGAGTCCGGGCGCCTATTCACCCCAGATTTACTATTGCCGTTATTATCCAAGCACCGGCTGGACCTTAGACACCTGCCTCTCGGGAGACATCGCTAACATCGGCTACTCTTACAACCCGGCAATCTGCGTTGACTCAATGGGTGATGTCCATATCGTCTGGTGTGTTGAACAGTGCATTTCACCCGAAGGCTATTTTATCGCCTATAAGAGTTGCACGCCAACCAGTGCCGGCAATGGCGGCTGGACACCGACAACCCGCATTACCGAAGACACCCTGTTGTGGTATAAGGCGTTGCCCGATATCAACGCCTCACCAGACGGCAGATTGCATCTGGTTTACTGTTACTCTTACATCACCCCACCGCCGGTGCCGGTTGCTGTATCCGCCATCGCCTACAAGGAGAAAATCGACACCGATTGGCAGCCGCGTATCACCATCACATCTGAAGCCCGCCCCTTTGAATTAACATCACCGCGCGTTGCCGCGGACCGCTTTAACAACATCCACCTTGTCTGGGCAAAGCAAAAGAAAGAGCCGCCTTATTACAGTGCAATTGGTTATCAGGGTCGTTTTGGCGGCATCTGGGACACATTGAGGGAGAATATCGCCGGTGATATAACCAGCAACCATAGCCAGCCTTCTATCGCCGTCAACCCGTTGACCAATCGTCTTCATATCGTCTGGAGCGCGGGCGCTCCTTACTCCCGAATTGTCCATAAAGAAAGGCTCGGCACCTATGCCTCGGACACCTTTCAACTGATTGGCGACACCGTGTCGTCAAGCGGGATAAGTTATAGCCAGACCGCACCCTGTATCGCCTTCTCCTCTGACGGCATTGCCCATACCGTCTGGAAGGGTTTTAGCCCGACAACCTCGTCCTATCAGCAGATTTACTACAACATCCGGTTTCGGGAAGGTCATTGGGGCACGCCAACCCAGTTGACCTGTATTGATGGCTCGAATCGCGGGACACCGTGCATCAACACCGGTGGCACAAGCGCCAACCCGAACGATGTCCATATCATCTGGTGTGATGAGCGCGATGGCAATCCGGAAATCTACTACAAGCATTACGGACCAATTGATGTCGGCGTCATCGCCATCATCGCACCACGGGACAGAATTCGCACCGGCGAACCGGTGATACCCCAGGCAAGGGTGAAGAATTTTGCCAGCGGCACCCGGACCTTTTTGGTAAGGTTTACAATCGGAACGATTTACTACAACACCAAACTGGTAGCCAATCTTGCCCCGAACAGTGCGGCAACGGTCTTTTTTGAGCCCTGGACCCCAATCACACCCGGCGAGTTCAGCACGCAGTGTGTTACGCTGCTTTTGAACGATGAAACGCCCGGCAACGACACGATGCGGGGCACGGTTGAGGTTTATGTACCGGAACAACCGGGCTGGACCGAAAAGGCGCCTCTGCTCGGTCCGGCAAAGAACGGCGCGTTCCTCGTTTTCAACCCCGACAACGGGCTTCTCTATGCGGCGCGCGGTGACCACGCCAGCGACTTTTACTCTTATGACCCGAACACCAACACCTGGACGCCCCTTAACTTCTGGCCCACGGGTGGTGATGGCAAACAGCCCTATACCGGCGGCAATGGCTGTTACGGTGCCGGTTATATCTGGGCGATTAAAGGCAACAACACCCGCGAGTTCTGGCGCTATTCAATAGAAACCGGTAACTGGGAGCAACTGGGAGATGTTCCGACCGGTGCCAGTGGCAAGCCGGTCAAGGGCGGTTCGGACCTGATTTATGTCGATAACTATGTTTACCTCCTGAAGGGCTACCGGCAGGAGTTCTTCCGCTACAACACAACCAGCAACTGCTGGGAGTCGCTCCCGTACGCACCGGCGGGCGAGCGTGCCAAATGGGACAAGGGCTCCTGGCTCGTTTACGACGGCGTTGACAAAATTTATGCCCATAAGGCGAAGTACAGTGAGATGTGGATTTTCAACCTGACAACGCAGGAGTGGGAACCAAACCCTGTCCCCGGAATTCCTCTGCCCAGCACGAAAACCGGTAAGAACAAGAAGTCCAAGGATGGCAGCGATGCGGTATTTTACAACGGGTTCATCTATGCGCTGAAAGGCGGCAACACCTGCGAGTGGTGGTGTTGTGATGTTGCGAGTGGCACCTACACCTGGATTGAACTGGACCCGATACCGGAAGTGGGAATGAGCGGCAAAAAACGCCGGGTCAAGGGTGGCGGTGCGCTTACCAGCACAAACGATGGCCTCTTTTACGCGCTGAAAGGGGGCGGAAGTCAGGAGTTCTGGCGCTATCGGGAACTCGGTGCTTTTGCGCCCGGTCCTGACCAGAGCGGGGTAATGGCAACACCCGAGCCGAACCGTTCGCTCCAGTTCCGTATTGCGCCCAATCCGGCAATTAAGGGCTTTACCGTGCTTTCCTACAATCTACCGAAGAAGGCGCCGGTGCAGGTTACCCTGTTTGACATCACCGGCAGAACGGTAAGCAACTTGACATTTGCCCTTTCCGGTCAGGGCACAAAGAGGCTCGATTTGCGCCATCTTGCCCGTGGTGTTTATCTTGTGAAACTGGAGTCGAGCGGACTGACCTTTGAGCAGAAGTTGACGGTGCCTTAAAGGGTTGCTTTATTCTGATTCATCCCGGGGCTTTATGCCCAGCACCTGAAAAAGGACATCCTTACCGGCGTTGAGCCGCCACAGGGCAAGGGTTGAAAGCGCCCGCACCGTATGACGAACCGGTTTACTTCCCGGCTCCTGAACCTTCAAAAGTAGGGGCAGACAGGCGAATCGGGCAAGAC
Proteins encoded in this region:
- the cas3 gene encoding type I-D CRISPR-associated helicase Cas3', with the protein product MAEEKREAMLHISPRFVKQGDDGLRPFQKQIIELLTNSDAKLIFVEAPVGSGKSHVIRKLLELNSFERIPLVFTYPTKILMETQVRSLGKDVGEGRVGVWPYTDFISGGINVFLYSSDSLLYYLRSKQIESIESRGRLIEKLFFDLQWHSKKGGVITSPDVLFLIYKEAYTRSKEIQNALANAIVIFDEFHLYSELKNFPILVDELLSKNVNKVVMLSATPFESTALKELKKRYSFAHIDFNNSEGSERDEIFNYPLNFDYYNFRLTNIAQTLEKITSLIVELPKPMAYISDSVFRLQHIKRNLLNQNFNEIEIVEWSGLEKDLVHPITEKTFVLGTSAIEVGIDMPFKSLIFEASYWTSAIQRLGRVGRKEAGTAVLLTAKDLRPYIKGKKNWERTSFEKEVLKEAFPNPREDLVFGDCFRGKNFNFLLFDTELNKYFIYHEALFSMYDIDDDYEYEWQRKSQDEKGETLREFRIPESEWETILLRDKLFPFWGVLTGKLAREYSSRPNVVYDEGRNELRILAKDHYVFYGGRHEN
- a CDS encoding T9SS type A sorting domain-containing protein is translated as MHRTFLSYLVPALIGAVFASGTFTPPDAQRIEPLRLNPDEETTARLSQRNFDEWSFTDCQWDVEVRLTNNTVSDCNEGDGQRQIAVDLCGRVHVVWVSERSPGAYSPQIYYCRYYPSTGWTLDTCLSGDIANIGYSYNPAICVDSMGDVHIVWCVEQCISPEGYFIAYKSCTPTSAGNGGWTPTTRITEDTLLWYKALPDINASPDGRLHLVYCYSYITPPPVPVAVSAIAYKEKIDTDWQPRITITSEARPFELTSPRVAADRFNNIHLVWAKQKKEPPYYSAIGYQGRFGGIWDTLRENIAGDITSNHSQPSIAVNPLTNRLHIVWSAGAPYSRIVHKERLGTYASDTFQLIGDTVSSSGISYSQTAPCIAFSSDGIAHTVWKGFSPTTSSYQQIYYNIRFREGHWGTPTQLTCIDGSNRGTPCINTGGTSANPNDVHIIWCDERDGNPEIYYKHYGPIDVGVIAIIAPRDRIRTGEPVIPQARVKNFASGTRTFLVRFTIGTIYYNTKLVANLAPNSAATVFFEPWTPITPGEFSTQCVTLLLNDETPGNDTMRGTVEVYVPEQPGWTEKAPLLGPAKNGAFLVFNPDNGLLYAARGDHASDFYSYDPNTNTWTPLNFWPTGGDGKQPYTGGNGCYGAGYIWAIKGNNTREFWRYSIETGNWEQLGDVPTGASGKPVKGGSDLIYVDNYVYLLKGYRQEFFRYNTTSNCWESLPYAPAGERAKWDKGSWLVYDGVDKIYAHKAKYSEMWIFNLTTQEWEPNPVPGIPLPSTKTGKNKKSKDGSDAVFYNGFIYALKGGNTCEWWCCDVASGTYTWIELDPIPEVGMSGKKRRVKGGGALTSTNDGLFYALKGGGSQEFWRYRELGAFAPGPDQSGVMATPEPNRSLQFRIAPNPAIKGFTVLSYNLPKKAPVQVTLFDITGRTVSNLTFALSGQGTKRLDLRHLARGVYLVKLESSGLTFEQKLTVP